One genomic segment of Streptomyces sp. NBC_00239 includes these proteins:
- a CDS encoding FtsB family cell division protein, translating to MAGNRDRFSTATRLKQLGERTAAHVYRSQSRRQVRRSRLTGRAALLALVLCTLIVALAYPMRQYVSQRSDIAEQQRTADEARERLEELRDEKARWQDPAYVEQQARKHLHYVRPGEIGYTVIDPEAAEAERRRAGEGASDRPWYSNVWDGVDKADRPEDD from the coding sequence ATGGCCGGGAACCGCGACCGGTTCTCCACCGCGACCAGGCTCAAGCAGCTCGGTGAGCGGACCGCCGCCCACGTCTACCGCTCGCAGTCCCGCCGCCAGGTCCGGCGCAGCCGCCTGACCGGACGCGCGGCCCTGCTGGCCCTCGTCCTCTGCACCCTGATCGTCGCCCTCGCGTACCCGATGCGCCAGTACGTGTCCCAGCGCTCGGACATCGCGGAACAGCAGCGCACCGCCGACGAGGCGCGCGAGCGCCTGGAGGAGCTGCGCGACGAGAAGGCCCGCTGGCAGGACCCGGCCTACGTGGAACAGCAGGCGCGCAAGCACCTGCACTACGTACGCCCCGGGGAGATCGGCTACACCGTGATCGACCCCGAGGCCGCGGAGGCCGAGCGCCGCCGCGCCGGCGAAGGCGCCAGCGACCGCCCCTGGTACTCCAACGTGTGGGACGGCGTCGACAAGGCCGACCGGCCCGAAGACGACTGA
- a CDS encoding DUF501 domain-containing protein — METPPPQTDRSEPTDADIEAFKQQLGRPPRGLRAIAHRCPCGQPDVVETAPRLPDGTPFPTLYYLTCPRASGAIGTLEGSGLMKEMQDRLSTDPELAAAYRAAHEDYIARRDAIEVLQGFPSAGGMPDRVKCLHVLVGHSLAAGPGVNPFGDEALALLPEWWAKGACVTPCAERKPADGEAADGTAGGQESE; from the coding sequence ATGGAAACGCCCCCGCCCCAGACCGACCGGTCCGAGCCGACCGACGCCGACATCGAAGCGTTCAAGCAGCAGCTGGGCCGCCCGCCGCGCGGCCTGCGGGCCATCGCGCACCGCTGCCCCTGCGGACAGCCGGACGTCGTCGAGACGGCCCCGAGGCTCCCGGACGGCACCCCCTTCCCGACCCTGTACTACCTGACCTGCCCGCGCGCCTCGGGTGCCATCGGCACCCTGGAAGGCTCGGGGCTGATGAAGGAGATGCAGGACCGGCTCTCCACCGACCCGGAGCTGGCCGCCGCCTACCGGGCCGCGCACGAGGACTACATCGCCCGCCGCGACGCCATCGAGGTACTCCAGGGCTTCCCCAGCGCCGGCGGCATGCCGGACCGCGTGAAGTGCCTGCACGTGCTCGTCGGCCACTCCCTGGCCGCCGGACCCGGCGTGAACCCCTTCGGCGACGAGGCCCTCGCGCTGCTCCCCGAGTGGTGGGCCAAGGGCGCCTGCGTCACGCCGTGCGCGGAGCGGAAGCCCGCGGACGGCGAGGCCGCGGACGGGACCGCCGGCGGGCAGGAGTCCGAGTGA
- a CDS encoding Ppx/GppA phosphatase family protein — MTRVAAIDCGTNSIRLLVADVHPATGELVELDRRMTVVRLGQGVDKTGRLAPEALERTFAACREYAALIKEFGAEHLRFVATSASRDAENRDDFVAGVLDILGVEPEVVTGDQEAEFSFTGATRELAGADHLEKPFLVVDIGGGSTEFVVGEEHVRAARSVDVGCVRMTERHLVVEGVVSDPPTEAQIAAIRADIEAALDLAAETVPLAEARTLVGLAGSVTTVAGIALGLDAYDSAAIHHARIPYETVREITHRMLTSTHAERAALGVMHPGRVDVIGAGSLVLLAIMERTGAREVVVSEHDILDGIAFATAEAAESAPRPS; from the coding sequence GTGACCCGGGTAGCGGCGATCGACTGCGGTACGAACTCGATCCGCCTGCTCGTCGCGGACGTCCACCCGGCCACCGGCGAGCTGGTGGAGCTGGACCGGCGGATGACCGTCGTCCGGCTCGGCCAGGGCGTGGACAAGACCGGCCGGCTGGCCCCGGAGGCGCTGGAGCGCACCTTCGCGGCCTGCCGCGAGTACGCCGCGCTGATCAAGGAGTTCGGGGCGGAGCACCTGCGCTTCGTGGCCACCTCCGCCTCCCGCGACGCGGAGAACCGGGACGACTTCGTCGCCGGCGTCCTCGACATCCTGGGCGTCGAGCCCGAGGTCGTCACCGGTGACCAGGAGGCCGAGTTCTCCTTCACCGGCGCCACCCGCGAGCTCGCCGGCGCCGATCACCTGGAAAAGCCCTTCCTGGTCGTCGACATCGGCGGCGGCTCCACCGAGTTCGTGGTCGGCGAGGAACACGTCCGGGCCGCCCGGTCCGTGGACGTCGGCTGCGTGCGGATGACCGAGCGGCACCTGGTCGTCGAGGGCGTGGTCAGCGACCCGCCCACCGAGGCCCAGATCGCCGCGATCCGCGCCGACATCGAGGCCGCGCTCGACCTGGCCGCCGAGACCGTACCGCTGGCCGAGGCCCGCACCCTGGTCGGCCTGGCCGGCTCGGTCACCACCGTCGCCGGCATCGCGCTCGGCCTGGACGCGTACGACTCCGCGGCGATCCACCACGCCCGGATCCCGTACGAGACGGTCCGCGAGATCACCCACCGGATGCTGACGTCCACGCACGCCGAGCGGGCCGCGCTCGGCGTGATGCACCCGGGCCGGGTCGACGTGATCGGCGCCGGCTCCCTGGTACTGCTCGCGATCATGGAGCGGACGGGCGCCCGCGAGGTCGTCGTCTCGGAGCACGACATCCTGGACGGCATCGCCTTCGCCACCGCAGAAGCGGCCGAATCCGCCCCCCGGCCATCCTGA
- a CDS encoding type II toxin-antitoxin system RelE family toxin yields the protein MKYAFRFTTAAQRQLRAIDKPAAMRILAALTALGDDPYREDADIKELSGPSGLYRLRVGSYRVAYQVLDGELVVLVVKVGDRRDGYRSI from the coding sequence GTGAAGTACGCGTTCCGGTTCACCACCGCGGCACAACGGCAGCTCCGGGCCATCGACAAGCCGGCCGCGATGCGCATCCTCGCCGCGCTGACCGCGCTGGGAGACGATCCGTACCGCGAGGACGCCGACATCAAGGAGCTCAGCGGACCCTCCGGCCTGTACCGGCTCCGCGTCGGCAGCTATCGGGTCGCCTACCAAGTACTGGACGGCGAACTCGTCGTCCTCGTCGTCAAGGTCGGCGACCGCCGCGACGGCTACCGGAGCATCTGA
- a CDS encoding type II toxin-antitoxin system Phd/YefM family antitoxin: MSENVVTVREARAHFADHINRAEQGAATVITRNGAPVAALVPIADFQALEEAADELLAREAEAVLAEGGPTVTMAELLADLFGERGDGTA; the protein is encoded by the coding sequence ATGAGTGAGAACGTTGTGACCGTCCGCGAAGCCCGGGCCCACTTCGCGGATCACATAAACCGCGCCGAACAGGGCGCCGCTACCGTCATCACGCGCAACGGCGCCCCGGTGGCCGCACTGGTCCCCATCGCGGACTTCCAGGCGCTCGAAGAGGCGGCGGACGAACTGCTCGCACGCGAGGCCGAGGCGGTGCTGGCAGAGGGTGGGCCGACCGTGACGATGGCCGAGCTGCTGGCCGACCTGTTCGGCGAACGGGGTGACGGCACGGCGTGA
- a CDS encoding NAD(P)/FAD-dependent oxidoreductase — protein sequence MSTTERPRILVVGGGYVGLYAAKRIMKKMRYGEATVTVVDPRSYMTYQPFLPEVAAGSISPRHVVVPLRRVLPKAEVLTGRVTTIDQDRKVAVVTPLVGEAYELPFDYLVIALGAISRTFPIPGLAEQGIGMKGVEEGIGLRNHVLEQLDKAESTTDENVRRKALTFVFVGGGFAGAETIGEVEDMARDAAKYYTNVKREDMRFILVDAADKILPEVGPKLGTWGKEHLESRGIEIYLSTSMDSCVDGHVVLKNGLEVDSNTIVWTAGVKPNPALARYGLPLGPRGHVDTAPTLQVQGSDYIWAAGDNAQVPDVAARKAGVENAWCPPNAQHALRQAKVLGDNVVSGMRGFPQKEYAHSNKGAVAGLGLHKGVAMIVMGKMKIKLKGRLAWYMHRGYHGMAMPTWNRKIRVFADWTLGMFLKREVVSLGALETPREEFYEAAKPAPVAAAPAEKSEKAKAS from the coding sequence ATGAGCACCACGGAGCGTCCCAGGATCCTCGTAGTAGGCGGTGGGTACGTAGGCCTGTACGCAGCCAAGCGCATCATGAAGAAGATGCGCTACGGCGAGGCGACCGTCACGGTCGTCGACCCGCGGTCGTACATGACCTACCAGCCCTTCCTCCCTGAAGTGGCCGCAGGCAGCATCTCGCCTCGGCACGTCGTCGTCCCACTGCGACGCGTGCTGCCCAAGGCTGAGGTTCTCACCGGCCGGGTCACCACCATCGACCAGGACCGCAAGGTCGCCGTCGTCACGCCGCTCGTCGGCGAGGCGTACGAGCTGCCCTTCGACTACCTGGTGATCGCGCTCGGCGCCATCTCCCGCACCTTCCCGATCCCCGGCCTCGCCGAGCAGGGCATCGGCATGAAGGGCGTCGAAGAGGGCATCGGCCTGCGCAACCACGTCCTCGAGCAGCTCGACAAGGCCGAGTCCACGACGGACGAGAACGTCCGCCGCAAGGCCCTCACCTTCGTCTTCGTGGGCGGCGGCTTCGCCGGCGCGGAGACCATCGGCGAGGTCGAGGACATGGCCCGCGACGCCGCGAAGTACTACACCAACGTGAAGCGCGAGGACATGCGCTTCATCCTGGTCGACGCGGCCGACAAGATCCTTCCCGAGGTCGGCCCCAAGCTGGGCACCTGGGGCAAGGAGCACCTCGAGTCCCGCGGCATCGAGATCTACCTCTCGACCTCCATGGACTCCTGCGTCGACGGCCACGTCGTGCTGAAGAACGGCCTCGAGGTCGACTCCAACACCATCGTGTGGACCGCCGGCGTCAAGCCGAACCCGGCCCTGGCCCGCTACGGCCTGCCGCTCGGCCCCCGCGGTCACGTCGACACCGCCCCGACCCTCCAGGTCCAGGGCAGCGACTACATCTGGGCCGCCGGCGACAACGCCCAGGTCCCCGACGTCGCGGCCCGCAAGGCCGGCGTCGAGAACGCCTGGTGCCCGCCGAACGCCCAGCACGCGCTGCGCCAGGCCAAGGTCCTCGGCGACAACGTGGTCTCCGGCATGCGGGGCTTCCCGCAGAAGGAGTACGCGCACTCCAACAAGGGTGCGGTGGCGGGCCTCGGCCTCCACAAGGGCGTCGCGATGATCGTCATGGGCAAGATGAAGATCAAGCTCAAGGGCCGGCTCGCCTGGTACATGCACCGTGGCTACCACGGCATGGCCATGCCGACCTGGAACCGCAAGATCCGCGTCTTCGCCGACTGGACCCTCGGCATGTTCCTCAAGCGCGAGGTCGTCTCCCTGGGCGCCCTGGAGACTCCCCGCGAGGAGTTCTACGAGGCCGCCAAGCCGGCGCCGGTCGCCGCCGCCCCCGCCGAGAAGAGTGAGAAGGCCAAGGCCTCCTGA
- a CDS encoding cyclopropane-fatty-acyl-phospholipid synthase family protein, with product MNDAAPRLTALAETLLGAPLPLRIRAWDGSESGPPGAPVLVVRHRRALRRLLWKPGELGLARGWVAGELTADGDLYGLLEELAGLLWEREPVAGAPAAPSLPARLRDPAVRSAAVELVRLAGPWPQPAPPPEEAVRRTGGPHTRPRDRQAVSHHYDVGNDFYERVLGPSMVYSCAYWRPGYSLEEAQYDKLDLVCRKLALREGDRLLDVGCGWGSMALHAARAYGVRVTGITLSREQAAYARKRVAEEGLADRIDIRVQDYRDVKDGPYDAISSIGMAEHVGSARYREYATALFGLLRPAGRLLNHQIARRPEPDESAYRIDEFIDAYVFPDGELSPLGRTVGELERAGFEVRDVESLREHYALTLRAWVARLEEHWSEAVRLTSAGRARVWQLYMAASALAFEHGRLGVNQVLAVRPGDGGTSGLPLRTRDWPAA from the coding sequence ATGAACGACGCCGCTCCGCGGCTGACCGCACTCGCCGAGACCCTGCTCGGCGCCCCCCTGCCGCTCCGGATCCGCGCCTGGGACGGGAGCGAATCCGGACCGCCCGGGGCGCCGGTGCTGGTGGTCCGTCACCGCCGCGCGCTGCGCCGTCTGTTGTGGAAGCCCGGCGAGCTGGGCCTGGCCCGCGGCTGGGTGGCCGGCGAGCTGACGGCCGACGGGGACCTCTACGGGCTCCTGGAGGAACTGGCCGGGCTGCTGTGGGAGCGCGAGCCCGTCGCCGGCGCCCCGGCCGCGCCCTCGCTGCCGGCCCGGCTGCGCGACCCGGCGGTCCGGTCCGCCGCGGTGGAACTCGTACGCCTCGCCGGGCCCTGGCCCCAGCCCGCACCGCCGCCCGAGGAGGCCGTACGGCGCACCGGCGGCCCGCACACCCGGCCCCGCGACCGGCAGGCCGTCAGCCACCACTACGACGTCGGCAACGACTTCTACGAGCGGGTGCTCGGCCCGTCGATGGTGTACTCCTGCGCCTACTGGCGGCCCGGGTACTCCCTGGAGGAGGCCCAGTACGACAAGCTCGACCTGGTCTGCCGCAAGCTGGCGCTGCGCGAGGGCGACCGGCTGCTCGACGTCGGCTGCGGCTGGGGCTCCATGGCCCTGCACGCGGCCCGCGCGTACGGGGTCCGCGTCACCGGCATCACGCTCTCCCGCGAGCAGGCCGCGTACGCCCGCAAACGCGTCGCCGAGGAGGGCCTGGCCGATCGGATCGACATCCGGGTCCAGGACTACCGGGACGTCAAGGACGGGCCGTACGACGCGATTTCCTCGATCGGCATGGCGGAGCACGTGGGCTCCGCCCGGTACCGGGAGTACGCCACGGCCCTGTTCGGGCTGCTGCGGCCCGCCGGGCGGCTGCTGAACCACCAGATCGCCCGCCGCCCGGAGCCCGACGAATCGGCGTACCGCATCGACGAGTTCATCGACGCGTACGTGTTCCCGGACGGCGAGCTGTCGCCGCTGGGCCGGACCGTCGGGGAGCTGGAGCGGGCCGGCTTCGAGGTCCGGGACGTCGAGTCGCTGCGCGAGCACTACGCACTCACCCTGCGGGCCTGGGTGGCCCGGCTGGAGGAGCACTGGAGCGAGGCGGTCCGGCTGACCTCGGCGGGCCGGGCCCGGGTCTGGCAGCTGTACATGGCGGCCTCGGCGCTCGCCTTCGAGCACGGGCGCCTCGGCGTCAACCAGGTGCTCGCGGTGCGCCCGGGCGACGGCGGCACGTCGGGGCTGCCGCTGCGCACCCGGGACTGGCCGGCCGCCTGA
- a CDS encoding ABC transporter permease, with protein sequence MFRTALRNVLAHKARLLMTVLAVVLGVAFVSGTLVFTDTLGKALSGQSAKSYDGVAVSVTSYGSPRDENGKKGEPGVSQKTLDKVAALNGVDSVSGRVSGFAGVADAKGKLIGNGWANNGSNFAPAKDGKDPRYDFTDGNGPTSADQIALDKDSASAGDYTVGDKVRVATNGPVKEYTLAGVFTTEDGQVNAGGSLVLFDTPVAQKLYLQPGYYTELSVAAKAGANADRLLAEVKPLVGENATAETGAALAERNAKDIEEGMSGMNQVLLAFAAIALFVGIFLIYNTFTMLVAQRTKELALLRAVGASRSQVKRSVLSEAFIVGVISSVVGFLAGLGLAIGLRSAMGTFGAKIPNGPLVIAPTTIVTALVIGVVVTMLAAWLPARRTAKIAPVAAMGSAHLPASMKSLVLRNSIGGVLTLLGLGAVAVGAGQGSDGRMTIGFGAFLALIGIIVLIPMLSRPFIAAVRPLLQRVFGVAGKLAAQNAVRNPRRTGVTAASLAIGLTLVTGLTVLGVTVGKAVDRMTTDVIKADYMVTMASGESLDKSVLTALEKAPGVKAVSGQQPGYFMTGNDVYHSASGVTPKDIDQLLKLEVLSGSTASLAEGKVAVDDKTAKKAGLTVGETFEAKFDDKKKETLTVGAVYKGNEFVSPYVMDAKILDRHAGGERPTVREVFVKMDGGETSANEQKIVDALGSNPAISVQDQTDIRNTFGGIINLMLNIMYGLLGMALLIAVLGVVNTLAMSVFERQQEIGMLRAIGLDRARVKNMIRLEAVAISLFGAVIGVGLGTFLAWAIGQTIKNEIPGYALVIPFDRIGIFLLLAALVGVLAAMWPARSAARLNMLTAIKTE encoded by the coding sequence ATGTTCCGTACCGCGCTGCGCAACGTGCTCGCGCACAAGGCCCGGCTGTTGATGACGGTGCTCGCCGTCGTCCTCGGCGTCGCCTTCGTCTCCGGCACCCTCGTCTTCACCGACACCCTCGGCAAGGCCCTCAGCGGCCAGTCCGCCAAGAGCTACGACGGCGTCGCCGTCTCCGTCACCTCGTACGGCAGCCCCCGCGACGAGAACGGCAAGAAGGGCGAGCCCGGCGTCAGCCAGAAGACGCTCGACAAGGTCGCCGCCCTGAACGGCGTCGACTCCGTCTCCGGCCGGGTGAGCGGCTTCGCCGGCGTCGCCGACGCCAAGGGCAAGCTGATCGGCAACGGCTGGGCCAACAACGGCTCCAACTTCGCCCCCGCCAAGGACGGCAAGGACCCGCGCTACGACTTCACCGACGGCAACGGCCCGACCTCCGCCGACCAGATCGCCCTCGACAAGGACAGCGCCTCCGCGGGTGACTACACGGTCGGCGACAAGGTCCGCGTCGCCACCAACGGCCCGGTGAAGGAGTACACCCTCGCCGGTGTCTTCACCACCGAGGACGGTCAGGTCAACGCCGGCGGCAGCCTGGTGCTGTTCGACACCCCGGTCGCGCAGAAGCTCTACCTGCAGCCCGGCTACTACACCGAGCTCTCCGTCGCCGCCAAGGCCGGCGCGAACGCGGACCGGCTGCTCGCCGAGGTCAAGCCGCTGGTCGGCGAGAACGCCACCGCCGAGACCGGCGCCGCGCTCGCCGAGCGCAACGCGAAGGACATCGAAGAGGGCATGAGCGGCATGAACCAGGTGCTGCTCGCCTTCGCCGCCATCGCGCTCTTCGTCGGCATCTTCCTGATCTACAACACCTTCACCATGCTGGTCGCCCAGCGCACCAAGGAGCTCGCGCTGCTGCGCGCCGTCGGCGCCTCCCGCAGCCAGGTCAAGCGCTCCGTGCTCAGCGAGGCCTTCATCGTCGGCGTCATCTCCTCCGTCGTCGGCTTCCTCGCCGGCCTCGGCCTCGCGATCGGCCTGCGCTCCGCGATGGGCACCTTCGGCGCCAAGATCCCGAACGGCCCGCTGGTCATCGCCCCGACCACGATCGTCACCGCCCTGGTCATCGGCGTCGTCGTCACGATGCTCGCCGCCTGGCTGCCCGCCCGCCGCACCGCGAAGATCGCCCCGGTCGCCGCGATGGGCAGCGCCCACCTGCCGGCCAGCATGAAGTCCCTGGTGCTGCGCAACAGCATCGGCGGGGTCCTGACCCTGCTGGGCCTCGGCGCGGTCGCCGTCGGCGCCGGCCAGGGCTCCGACGGCCGCATGACGATCGGCTTCGGCGCGTTCCTCGCGCTGATCGGCATCATCGTCCTGATCCCGATGCTGTCCCGCCCGTTCATCGCCGCCGTCCGGCCGCTGCTCCAGCGGGTGTTCGGCGTCGCCGGCAAGCTCGCCGCGCAGAACGCCGTGCGCAACCCCCGCCGCACCGGCGTCACCGCCGCCTCGCTGGCCATCGGCCTGACCCTGGTCACCGGCCTCACCGTGCTCGGCGTCACCGTCGGCAAGGCCGTCGACCGGATGACCACCGACGTGATCAAGGCCGACTACATGGTCACCATGGCCAGCGGCGAGAGCCTCGACAAGTCGGTGCTGACCGCACTGGAGAAGGCCCCGGGCGTCAAGGCCGTCAGCGGTCAGCAGCCCGGCTACTTCATGACCGGCAACGACGTCTACCACTCCGCCTCGGGCGTCACCCCGAAGGACATCGACCAGCTGCTCAAGCTGGAGGTCCTCAGCGGCTCCACGGCCTCGCTGGCCGAGGGCAAGGTCGCCGTCGACGACAAGACCGCGAAGAAGGCGGGCCTGACCGTCGGCGAGACCTTCGAGGCGAAGTTCGACGACAAGAAGAAGGAGACGCTGACCGTCGGCGCGGTCTACAAGGGCAACGAGTTCGTCTCCCCGTACGTGATGGACGCCAAGATCCTCGACCGGCACGCCGGCGGCGAGCGCCCCACGGTCCGCGAGGTCTTCGTGAAGATGGACGGCGGCGAGACCTCTGCCAACGAGCAGAAGATCGTCGACGCGCTCGGCAGCAACCCGGCCATCAGCGTCCAGGACCAGACGGACATCCGGAACACCTTCGGCGGCATCATCAACCTGATGCTGAACATCATGTACGGCCTGCTCGGCATGGCCCTGCTGATCGCCGTCCTCGGTGTCGTCAACACCCTCGCGATGTCGGTGTTCGAGCGCCAGCAGGAGATCGGCATGCTGCGGGCGATCGGCCTCGACCGGGCCCGGGTCAAGAACATGATCCGCCTGGAGGCCGTGGCCATCTCGCTGTTCGGCGCGGTCATCGGCGTGGGCCTGGGCACCTTCCTCGCCTGGGCGATCGGCCAGACCATCAAGAACGAGATCCCCGGCTACGCGCTCGTGATCCCCTTCGACCGGATCGGCATCTTCCTGCTGCTGGCCGCGCTGGTGGGCGTGCTCGCCGCCATGTGGCCCGCCCGCAGCGCCGCCCGCCTCAACATGCTGACGGCCATCAAGACCGAGTAG
- a CDS encoding ABC transporter ATP-binding protein produces MNLAPHTTAVAARATQLSKVYGQGETQVVALDNVSVDFVQGQFTAIMGPSGSGKSTLMHCVAGLDTFSAGSVRIGETELGSLKDKQLTQLRRDKIGFIFQAFNLLPTLTALENITLPMDIAGRKPDKQWLDKVIEMVGLSGRLSHRPTQLSGGQQQRVAVARALASKPEIIFGDEPTGNLDSRSGAEVLGFLRNSVRELGQTVVMVTHDPVAASYADRVIFLADGRIVDEMLRPTADGVLDRMKAFDAKGRTS; encoded by the coding sequence ATGAACCTCGCCCCCCACACCACCGCCGTGGCCGCCCGTGCCACGCAGCTGTCCAAGGTGTACGGGCAGGGCGAGACCCAGGTGGTCGCCCTCGACAACGTCTCCGTGGACTTCGTCCAGGGGCAGTTCACCGCGATCATGGGCCCCTCCGGTTCCGGCAAGTCGACGCTGATGCACTGCGTCGCCGGCCTGGACACCTTCTCCGCCGGCTCGGTCCGCATCGGCGAGACCGAGCTCGGCTCCCTCAAGGACAAGCAGCTCACCCAGCTCCGCCGGGACAAGATCGGCTTCATCTTCCAGGCGTTCAACCTGCTGCCGACCCTGACCGCCCTGGAGAACATCACGCTCCCCATGGACATCGCCGGCCGCAAGCCCGACAAGCAGTGGCTGGACAAGGTCATCGAGATGGTCGGCCTGTCCGGGCGCCTCAGCCACCGGCCGACCCAGCTCTCCGGCGGCCAGCAGCAGCGCGTCGCGGTCGCCCGCGCCCTCGCCTCCAAGCCGGAGATCATCTTCGGTGACGAGCCCACCGGAAACCTGGACTCCCGCTCCGGCGCCGAGGTCCTCGGCTTCCTGCGCAACTCCGTGCGCGAGCTCGGCCAGACCGTCGTCATGGTCACCCACGACCCGGTCGCCGCCTCCTACGCGGACCGCGTCATCTTCCTCGCCGACGGCCGGATCGTCGACGAGATGCTCCGCCCGACCGCCGACGGCGTGCTCGACCGCATGAAGGCCTTCGACGCCAAGGGCCGCACCAGCTGA